The following proteins are co-located in the Corynebacterium kalinowskii genome:
- the rplE gene encoding 50S ribosomal protein L5 — translation MSENYTPRLKTRYREEIRTKLNEEFSFDNVMQIPGVVKVVVNMGVGDAARDSKLINGALEDLTAITGQKPELRRAKKSIANFKLREGMPIGARVTLRGDRMWEFLDRLLTVALPRIRDFRGLSDQQFDGHGNYTFGLNEQTMFYEIDVDKVDRPRGMDITVVTTATNNDEGRALLRELGFPFKKPGQSEH, via the coding sequence ATGAGCGAAAACTACACCCCTCGCCTCAAGACCCGTTACCGCGAAGAGATCCGCACGAAGCTGAACGAAGAGTTCTCTTTCGACAACGTCATGCAGATCCCTGGCGTCGTCAAGGTTGTTGTCAACATGGGCGTCGGCGACGCTGCTCGTGACTCCAAGCTGATCAACGGCGCACTCGAGGACCTCACCGCAATCACCGGTCAGAAGCCAGAGCTTCGCCGTGCGAAGAAGTCCATCGCAAACTTCAAGCTCCGTGAAGGCATGCCAATCGGTGCCCGCGTTACCCTGCGTGGCGACCGTATGTGGGAATTCCTTGACCGTCTCCTGACTGTCGCTCTCCCACGTATTCGTGACTTCCGCGGCTTGTCCGACCAGCAGTTCGACGGCCACGGCAACTACACCTTCGGTCTGAACGAGCAGACCATGTTCTACGAAATCGACGTTGACAAGGTCGACCGCCCACGCGGTATGGACATCACCGTCGTTACCACGGCTACCAACAATGACGAAGGCCGTGCGCTCCTCCGCGAGCTCGGCTTCCCATTCAAGAAGCCTGGCCAGTCTGAGCACTAG
- the aceA gene encoding isocitrate lyase — translation MSNVGKPRTAAEIQQDWDTNPRWEGITRDYTAEQVAELQGNVVEEHTLARRGAEILWEKVSRKDDSYINALGALTGNQAVQQVRAGLQAVYLSGWQVAGDANLSGHTYPDQSLYPANSVPNVVRRINNALLRADEIARAEGDTTVEDWLVPIVADGEAGFGGALNVYELQKAMIAAGAAGTHWEDQLASEKKCGHLGGKVLIPTQQHIRTLNAARLAADVANTPTVVIARTDAEAATLITSDVDERDRPFITGERTAEGFYKIQNGIEPCIARAKSYAPYADMIWMETGTPDLELAKKFAEAVKSEYPDQLLSYNCSPSFNWSKHLDDATIAKFQRELGAMGFKFQFITLAGFHALNYGMFDLAHGYARNGMTSFVDLQNREFKAAEERGFTAVKHQREVGAGYFDQIATTVDPNTSTAALKGSTEEEQFH, via the coding sequence ATGAGCAACGTTGGCAAGCCACGTACCGCCGCCGAGATCCAGCAGGATTGGGACACCAACCCACGCTGGGAAGGCATCACCCGCGACTACACCGCCGAGCAGGTCGCTGAACTCCAGGGCAACGTCGTCGAAGAGCACACCCTCGCACGCCGCGGCGCAGAGATCCTGTGGGAAAAGGTTAGCCGCAAGGATGACTCCTACATCAACGCACTCGGCGCACTGACCGGTAACCAGGCTGTCCAGCAGGTTCGCGCTGGTCTGCAGGCTGTGTACCTCTCCGGTTGGCAGGTTGCAGGTGACGCCAACCTCTCCGGTCACACCTACCCGGACCAGTCCCTGTACCCAGCCAACTCCGTCCCTAACGTTGTTCGCCGCATCAACAATGCACTGCTGCGTGCCGACGAGATCGCCCGCGCTGAGGGCGACACCACCGTTGAAGACTGGCTCGTTCCAATCGTTGCAGACGGCGAGGCCGGCTTCGGCGGCGCGCTGAACGTCTACGAACTTCAGAAGGCAATGATCGCTGCTGGCGCCGCCGGCACCCACTGGGAAGACCAGCTCGCTTCCGAAAAGAAGTGTGGCCACCTCGGCGGCAAGGTTCTGATCCCGACCCAGCAGCACATCCGTACCCTGAACGCTGCGCGCCTGGCAGCTGACGTCGCTAACACCCCTACCGTCGTCATCGCCCGCACCGACGCTGAGGCGGCTACCCTCATCACCTCTGACGTCGACGAGCGCGACCGCCCATTCATCACCGGCGAGCGCACCGCAGAAGGCTTCTACAAGATTCAGAACGGCATCGAGCCATGTATCGCACGTGCGAAGTCGTACGCACCATACGCAGACATGATCTGGATGGAAACCGGTACCCCAGACCTCGAGCTAGCTAAGAAGTTCGCTGAGGCCGTCAAGTCCGAGTACCCAGACCAGCTCCTGTCTTACAACTGCTCCCCATCCTTCAACTGGTCCAAGCACCTCGACGATGCCACCATCGCTAAGTTCCAGCGCGAACTCGGCGCCATGGGCTTCAAGTTCCAGTTCATCACCCTGGCCGGCTTCCACGCCCTCAACTACGGCATGTTCGACCTGGCTCACGGCTACGCACGCAACGGCATGACTTCCTTCGTTGACCTGCAGAACCGCGAGTTCAAGGCTGCCGAAGAGCGCGGCTTCACCGCCGTCAAGCACCAGCGTGAAGTTGGCGCAGGCTACTTCGACCAGATCGCAACCACCGTGGACCCTAACACCTCCACCGCAGCCCTGAAGGGCTCCACCGAGGAAGAGCAGTTCCACTAA
- a CDS encoding TetR/AcrR family transcriptional regulator, whose protein sequence is MSATRVRSKTDIDAAILAAAKESVLTHGISKTTMSGIARLAGISRPSLYARYRNVDGIITKVVTRELLQLLRQPRAIPTTGLDLVTFIVDCTKAASENQLLKIFIEHDPGLIHTYLFQRFGESQIRIIGIVERSIEYIQSIDPTMTKRGPRELAVTVLLTAQQFALASHIVQPIYGEAHPWEAELSALLKGYLLS, encoded by the coding sequence GTGAGTGCAACGCGGGTACGTTCAAAGACGGACATTGATGCTGCCATTTTGGCGGCGGCTAAGGAAAGTGTGCTTACACACGGGATTTCCAAAACCACGATGTCCGGGATTGCCCGTTTAGCAGGAATTTCTCGCCCCTCACTTTATGCCAGGTATCGCAATGTCGACGGAATCATCACCAAGGTAGTAACTCGAGAACTGTTGCAACTCTTGAGGCAACCACGAGCGATCCCAACGACAGGCCTAGATCTGGTGACGTTCATTGTCGACTGTACGAAGGCAGCCAGTGAAAATCAGCTGCTGAAGATCTTCATCGAGCATGATCCCGGACTGATTCACACGTATCTTTTTCAGCGCTTTGGCGAATCTCAGATCCGAATCATCGGGATCGTTGAGAGATCGATCGAATACATCCAAAGCATTGATCCCACTATGACAAAACGCGGTCCCCGCGAGCTGGCGGTCACAGTTTTGCTCACAGCTCAGCAATTTGCACTGGCATCTCACATAGTGCAACCCATCTACGGAGAAGCTCACCCATGGGAAGCTGAGCTTTCCGCACTACTGAAAGGTTATTTGCTCTCATGA
- a CDS encoding glycerol-3-phosphate dehydrogenase/oxidase codes for MTTQRSEFGTALNARRRAQDIEYLQSDPEDIDMIVIGGGITGVGVALDAVTRGLNVVLLEKHDLGFGTSRFSSKLAHGGLRYLAKLEVGIAYHSACERGILMEVNAPHLIHKLPQVTILGADTNIVQKALIRMGYLAGDMLRIAARTSSKTLPRSRFANKQRTLELVPTASREKLVGSWVNFDGQMVDDARIVTAVARTAAGEGARILTYTAVDSATGEVVTLTDTLSGKSMTVKAKCVVNATGVWAGGLDKDIKIRPSRGTHIILDSELFGNPTGALTVPLPGSFSRYLFILPEQLGRVFIGLTDEETPGEIPDVPPTPEEDIQFIIENINRALDKKISRKDVIGAFTGLRPLIDQGGNAGTADVSRRHSTIEADNGLISIVGGKYTEFRLMAEEIVDEVLSRRNLPASGCVTRNFPYVGARAHREFRDVRPEQLHGLPQSLVERYGYEAPTVVEAATLSQPLAKVAGLDITRAEFEYAVTHEGALTEGDILDRRTRVGLVEKDRVAAAPVAREVLQLHNLG; via the coding sequence ATGACTACCCAACGATCCGAATTCGGTACTGCACTCAACGCTAGGCGACGAGCACAGGACATCGAATACCTACAGTCCGATCCTGAAGACATCGACATGATTGTCATTGGCGGTGGCATCACCGGCGTAGGAGTTGCGTTGGATGCTGTAACTCGAGGTTTGAATGTGGTGCTGCTAGAAAAGCACGATCTCGGTTTTGGTACCTCACGCTTTTCCTCCAAGCTGGCGCACGGCGGTTTGAGGTACCTTGCGAAATTGGAGGTAGGGATTGCCTACCACTCCGCCTGTGAGCGAGGCATCTTGATGGAAGTCAATGCGCCCCATCTAATCCACAAACTGCCACAGGTAACCATCCTCGGAGCAGACACGAACATCGTGCAAAAGGCACTCATTCGCATGGGGTACCTAGCGGGCGACATGCTGCGAATTGCTGCGAGGACTTCGAGTAAAACACTGCCGCGCTCTCGTTTCGCCAATAAACAACGCACTCTCGAGCTGGTCCCCACGGCATCTCGTGAGAAGCTGGTCGGATCTTGGGTCAACTTCGATGGGCAAATGGTGGACGATGCTCGAATTGTCACGGCAGTCGCGCGTACTGCCGCTGGTGAGGGCGCTCGAATACTGACCTACACGGCAGTGGACTCCGCCACTGGCGAGGTTGTCACCTTGACCGACACTCTCAGTGGTAAGAGCATGACGGTCAAGGCAAAGTGCGTGGTGAACGCAACCGGTGTGTGGGCGGGCGGTTTGGATAAGGATATTAAGATCCGGCCGTCGAGAGGCACGCATATTATTCTTGATTCCGAGCTGTTCGGTAACCCCACTGGCGCGCTGACCGTACCACTACCTGGCTCTTTCTCGCGGTACCTGTTCATTTTGCCAGAGCAATTGGGCCGTGTGTTTATCGGTTTGACTGATGAGGAAACCCCCGGTGAGATCCCGGATGTTCCACCGACGCCTGAAGAGGACATTCAGTTCATCATTGAGAATATTAATCGTGCCTTGGATAAGAAGATCAGCCGTAAGGATGTCATTGGTGCATTCACTGGTCTGCGTCCACTCATCGACCAAGGCGGGAATGCTGGGACCGCAGATGTGTCTCGCCGACACTCGACTATTGAAGCAGACAACGGCCTGATCTCCATCGTCGGCGGTAAATACACAGAGTTCCGATTGATGGCGGAAGAGATTGTGGATGAGGTGCTTTCTCGCCGAAATCTGCCGGCATCAGGATGTGTCACTAGAAACTTCCCTTATGTAGGAGCTCGTGCGCACCGTGAATTCCGGGACGTGCGGCCAGAACAGCTGCATGGGTTGCCACAGTCCCTGGTTGAACGTTATGGCTATGAAGCTCCGACCGTGGTTGAAGCGGCAACACTTTCGCAGCCGTTGGCAAAGGTTGCGGGTTTGGACATTACGCGCGCAGAGTTCGAGTATGCAGTAACTCATGAGGGGGCACTGACCGAAGGCGATATCCTAGACCGACGTACCCGCGTTGGGTTGGTAGAGAAAGACCGTGTGGCCGCGGCTCCTGTGGCCCGTGAAGTTCTGCAGTTACACAATCTGGGATAG
- the glcB gene encoding malate synthase G — MSAPLNIQFQEPHTERVEVGGMNVARVLYDFVNAEILPFVGKDADHFWSGFGRIVRDFTPRNKELLARRDELQSKMDQFYRENPGQPDPKAHEQFLREIGYLVDRPAPMPIRTANVDEEIASIAGPQLVVPVLNARFAINAANARWGSLYDALYGTNAISDEGGAEKTAGYNKVRGDKVIAWGRDFLDRAIPLEGISHKDVEKYKIMSGEFVAKANGDEYRLQDPKAYRGFRGTLDHPEEILLRNNGLHIILALDPMSPIGSTDKVGLKDIILESAVTTIMDFEDSVAAVDAEDKVQGYRNWLGLNTGELSEEVTKGSETFLRTMHKDRIFTGRNGVEIRLHGRSLNLVRNVGHLMTNPAILIDGEEIFEGIMDAIITSAAAIPGMEKRNQFRNSRTGSIYIVKPKQHGPDEVAFTNELFGAVERLLDLPEFTLKVGVMDEERRTSVNLDACIQEVADRLVFINTGFLDRTGDEIHTSMQAGAMVRKADLQKAAWKMAYEDNNVDAGIANSLPGKAQIGKGMWAMTELMAEMLATKGGQPREGANTAWVPSPTGATLHATHYHEVFVTDVQEQLGRGGRRENFSELLTVPVAPDTNWSDAEKKEELDNNCQSILGYVVRWVEQGVGCSKVPDIHDIDLMEDRATLRISSQLLCNWLVHGIVTEDQIVDSLQRMAVVVDKQNAGDVTYLPMAADYDASIAFQAAKDLILLGAKSPSGYTEPILHLRRRQFKAKNA, encoded by the coding sequence ATGAGCGCACCACTGAACATCCAGTTCCAAGAACCACACACCGAGCGCGTCGAAGTCGGTGGCATGAATGTCGCCCGCGTGCTCTACGACTTTGTCAATGCTGAAATCCTGCCTTTCGTTGGCAAGGATGCCGACCACTTCTGGAGCGGCTTCGGCCGCATCGTGCGCGATTTCACTCCACGGAATAAGGAACTGCTTGCCCGTCGCGACGAGCTGCAGTCCAAGATGGACCAGTTCTACCGCGAGAACCCAGGCCAGCCTGATCCGAAGGCACACGAGCAGTTCCTCCGCGAAATCGGTTACTTGGTCGATCGTCCAGCGCCAATGCCTATCCGCACCGCGAATGTCGACGAAGAAATCGCTTCCATTGCAGGCCCGCAGCTCGTGGTTCCAGTCCTCAATGCTCGCTTTGCTATTAACGCTGCTAACGCGCGCTGGGGCTCGCTTTACGACGCTCTTTACGGCACCAACGCCATCTCTGACGAAGGGGGCGCAGAGAAGACTGCCGGCTACAACAAGGTTCGTGGCGACAAGGTAATCGCTTGGGGCCGTGATTTCCTGGACCGCGCGATTCCGCTTGAGGGCATTTCCCACAAGGATGTTGAGAAGTACAAGATCATGAGCGGCGAGTTCGTCGCAAAGGCTAACGGCGACGAATACCGCTTGCAGGATCCGAAGGCTTACCGCGGCTTCCGTGGCACACTCGATCACCCGGAAGAGATCCTGCTGCGCAATAACGGCCTGCACATCATCTTGGCGCTGGATCCAATGTCTCCGATTGGTTCCACTGACAAGGTGGGACTGAAGGATATCATCCTCGAGTCTGCTGTCACCACCATCATGGACTTCGAAGACTCCGTTGCTGCCGTTGATGCAGAAGATAAGGTTCAGGGCTACCGCAACTGGCTCGGTCTAAACACTGGTGAGCTTTCTGAAGAGGTCACCAAGGGTTCTGAGACCTTCCTGCGCACGATGCACAAAGACCGCATCTTCACTGGTCGCAATGGGGTGGAGATCCGCCTGCACGGTCGTTCCCTGAATCTGGTGCGCAACGTCGGCCACCTGATGACCAATCCAGCGATCCTCATCGATGGGGAAGAGATCTTCGAAGGCATCATGGATGCCATCATCACCTCCGCCGCTGCGATCCCTGGCATGGAAAAGCGCAATCAGTTCCGTAATTCCCGTACTGGTTCCATCTACATCGTGAAGCCAAAGCAGCACGGTCCAGACGAAGTTGCCTTCACCAATGAGCTCTTCGGTGCTGTTGAGCGCCTGCTTGACCTGCCAGAGTTCACGCTGAAGGTTGGCGTTATGGACGAAGAGCGTCGCACCTCCGTCAACCTCGACGCCTGTATTCAGGAAGTTGCGGACCGCCTCGTGTTCATCAACACTGGCTTCCTGGACCGCACCGGCGACGAGATTCACACCTCCATGCAGGCCGGAGCCATGGTTCGCAAGGCTGACCTGCAAAAGGCTGCTTGGAAGATGGCCTACGAAGACAACAATGTCGATGCCGGTATCGCCAACTCTCTGCCGGGTAAGGCCCAGATCGGCAAGGGTATGTGGGCAATGACCGAGCTCATGGCCGAGATGCTGGCGACCAAGGGTGGTCAGCCACGCGAGGGTGCCAACACCGCATGGGTCCCATCCCCAACCGGCGCCACCCTCCACGCCACCCACTACCACGAGGTTTTCGTCACTGACGTTCAGGAGCAGCTGGGTCGCGGCGGACGTCGCGAGAACTTCTCCGAGCTGCTGACTGTCCCAGTCGCCCCAGACACCAATTGGAGTGACGCGGAAAAGAAGGAAGAACTGGATAACAACTGCCAGTCCATCCTCGGCTACGTAGTTCGCTGGGTTGAGCAGGGTGTTGGTTGCTCCAAGGTGCCAGATATCCACGACATCGACCTCATGGAGGACCGCGCTACCCTGCGTATTTCCTCCCAGCTGCTCTGCAACTGGCTCGTTCACGGAATCGTGACTGAGGATCAGATCGTTGATTCCTTGCAACGCATGGCAGTGGTCGTCGATAAGCAAAATGCTGGCGATGTCACCTACCTGCCGATGGCTGCCGACTATGACGCGTCCATCGCGTTCCAGGCAGCTAAGGATCTGATCCTGTTGGGTGCGAAGAGCCCATCCGGCTACACCGAGCCGATCCTGCACCTGCGTCGCCGTCAGTTCAAGGCAAAGAACGCCTAA
- the rplX gene encoding 50S ribosomal protein L24 has protein sequence MKIHKGDNVLVISGPDKGAKGKVIEAFPKTNKVIVEGVNRIKKHVANSAPERGAESGGIVTQEAPINVSNVMVLDSEGNPTRVGYRVDENGKRVRISRKNGKDI, from the coding sequence ATGAAGATCCATAAGGGCGACAACGTACTCGTCATCTCCGGCCCAGACAAGGGCGCTAAGGGCAAGGTCATTGAGGCTTTCCCTAAGACCAACAAGGTCATTGTCGAGGGCGTTAATCGCATCAAGAAGCACGTTGCCAACTCCGCACCTGAGCGTGGCGCTGAGTCCGGCGGCATCGTAACCCAGGAAGCTCCAATCAACGTTTCTAACGTGATGGTTCTGGACTCCGAGGGCAACCCAACTCGCGTTGGTTACCGTGTAGACGAGAACGGCAAGCGCGTCCGTATTTCTCGTAAGAACGGGAAGGACATCTAA
- a CDS encoding diacylglycerol kinase → MHIEPKVESRDISYVAVLTNPKAGKGRAAEASIAARKRFIDLGINVVSLEGSSPEASAALAREALKNPGVDALVVCGGDGLINLALQAQANSRTPLGIIPAGTGNDHAREYHIPLDPERAADVIAEGFCTTTDLIKMTTDDGYERYFGTIATQGFDSLVTRRTNTIRWPKGPARYLLSIGIELLNLRPIPCTITLDDSKTLTDPVVLCAVGNTKSYGGGMKICPRAQHNDGVIDLTVVPYMPRRSLLTKMKMLYSGSLTEKSGIAQYRAKKIRIDIKHMPVYADGDLFRHLPITYEIAPDQGLYLVPHP, encoded by the coding sequence ATGCATATTGAACCGAAAGTTGAGTCGCGGGATATCTCCTATGTAGCCGTGCTCACCAATCCGAAAGCAGGAAAAGGGCGCGCCGCAGAAGCAAGCATCGCCGCCCGCAAACGATTCATCGATCTTGGCATTAATGTTGTCAGCCTCGAAGGCAGCTCACCCGAGGCATCTGCAGCGTTAGCTCGGGAGGCTTTGAAGAATCCAGGCGTCGATGCCTTGGTCGTGTGCGGTGGGGATGGACTGATCAATCTGGCGCTCCAGGCCCAAGCCAATTCCCGCACGCCATTGGGTATCATCCCGGCGGGCACCGGAAACGACCACGCCCGGGAGTATCACATCCCACTCGACCCAGAGCGTGCGGCAGATGTTATTGCTGAAGGCTTCTGCACCACCACTGACCTGATAAAAATGACAACTGACGATGGCTACGAAAGGTACTTTGGAACAATTGCCACACAAGGTTTTGATTCCCTAGTAACTAGACGCACCAATACCATCCGATGGCCTAAAGGTCCGGCTCGATACCTACTTAGCATTGGAATCGAACTGCTGAATCTTCGGCCAATCCCCTGCACAATCACACTGGATGACAGCAAAACCCTCACTGATCCAGTCGTGCTGTGCGCGGTGGGAAACACCAAATCCTACGGTGGCGGCATGAAGATCTGCCCACGGGCGCAGCATAACGACGGTGTCATCGACCTCACGGTTGTGCCATACATGCCCCGTCGGTCGTTGCTTACCAAAATGAAGATGCTGTATTCAGGGAGCCTGACCGAGAAGTCGGGAATCGCGCAATACCGAGCCAAGAAGATTCGAATCGATATCAAGCATATGCCGGTGTATGCGGATGGCGACTTGTTCCGCCATCTTCCGATCACATATGAGATTGCGCCTGATCAGGGTTTGTATCTAGTCCCTCATCCTTAG
- a CDS encoding FAD-binding oxidoreductase, translated as MNTPSMSMPTPPMAFGLWGTMEERKPLSDSIKNMLNSILGSAQPRPIPALEDLKLSEVRLSDTDLDALKKLVGSQHVSTDREQRVPRALGKSYFDLLDTRLADVISCPDAVVTPATEDEVLKVLQWCTAEKVAVVPFGGGTSVVGGVTPLDGGLRAVISLDLARFDAVEDVDPISGEATLGAGMSGPHAEIELAKHGLQLGHFPQSFPYATIGGFAATRSSGQNSAGYGRFDEMVRSMTVVTPQGIIEPGHAAPSSAAGPDMREIFLGSEGTFGIITRVRCNVHPIPETKAYEAFVFPNFDAGVNAVRMVEQTGTGPTVIRLSDEVESATNLTSTDSIGTKEGAAPKGCLCLTMYEGSPDHVESRHKETRELLLSLGGQSIGEAPVRKWEKGRFGSPVLRDSLLDVGALCETFETATDWSNVARLKKQVTAALTDELTKSGTMCLVLCHVSHVYANGCSLYFTVVATQNDQPRKQWEIAKVRVMKAIVDNGGTITHHHAIGTDHVSAMPHEIGAVGIQLMQAIKSTLDPAGILNPGKLVSSQA; from the coding sequence ATGAACACACCATCTATGTCGATGCCTACCCCGCCCATGGCTTTTGGCCTGTGGGGAACGATGGAAGAGCGCAAACCTCTCTCGGACAGCATCAAGAATATGTTGAATTCAATCCTCGGTAGTGCGCAGCCGCGCCCAATTCCTGCGCTTGAAGATCTTAAGCTCAGCGAAGTCCGCCTAAGCGACACCGACCTCGACGCCCTCAAGAAGCTTGTCGGTTCCCAACATGTGTCCACAGACCGAGAGCAGCGCGTCCCACGTGCGCTCGGCAAATCCTACTTTGACCTTTTGGACACTCGTCTCGCTGATGTCATTTCCTGCCCCGACGCCGTGGTTACTCCAGCCACCGAGGACGAAGTGCTCAAGGTCCTACAATGGTGCACTGCGGAAAAGGTTGCCGTGGTGCCATTCGGTGGCGGAACTAGTGTGGTCGGTGGCGTCACGCCACTTGACGGTGGCTTGAGAGCGGTCATCAGCCTGGATCTTGCCCGGTTTGATGCTGTAGAGGATGTTGATCCGATCTCAGGTGAGGCCACTCTGGGCGCTGGAATGTCCGGCCCGCATGCAGAAATTGAACTGGCCAAGCACGGCCTGCAGCTCGGGCATTTTCCGCAATCTTTCCCATACGCCACCATTGGCGGGTTTGCGGCCACCCGTTCTTCCGGTCAAAACTCCGCAGGATACGGTCGCTTTGATGAGATGGTTCGCAGCATGACCGTGGTGACCCCACAAGGAATCATCGAGCCAGGTCACGCCGCTCCTTCCTCCGCCGCTGGACCTGACATGCGCGAGATTTTCCTAGGATCCGAAGGCACCTTCGGCATCATCACTCGAGTTCGTTGCAACGTTCACCCAATCCCGGAGACTAAAGCTTACGAAGCCTTCGTCTTCCCGAATTTCGACGCCGGTGTCAACGCCGTACGCATGGTCGAACAGACCGGCACTGGCCCTACTGTAATTCGGCTTTCCGACGAAGTTGAGTCCGCCACCAATTTGACGTCCACGGACTCCATCGGCACCAAAGAGGGCGCGGCTCCCAAGGGTTGCCTCTGCCTGACTATGTACGAAGGCTCACCGGATCACGTTGAGTCGCGCCATAAGGAGACTCGTGAATTGCTGCTCTCTCTTGGTGGCCAATCAATCGGCGAAGCCCCCGTACGCAAATGGGAAAAGGGCCGTTTTGGCTCCCCAGTCCTGCGCGACTCGCTCTTGGACGTTGGCGCACTGTGCGAGACCTTTGAGACGGCTACTGACTGGTCTAACGTTGCTCGGCTAAAGAAGCAGGTCACTGCTGCGCTGACTGATGAGCTGACGAAGTCGGGCACGATGTGCCTGGTTTTGTGTCATGTTTCCCATGTTTATGCCAACGGTTGCTCACTGTACTTCACAGTCGTTGCCACCCAAAACGATCAACCTCGTAAGCAGTGGGAAATTGCCAAGGTCCGCGTAATGAAGGCAATCGTGGACAATGGCGGCACGATCACGCACCACCATGCCATCGGAACAGATCATGTGTCCGCCATGCCACATGAGATTGGTGCGGTCGGTATTCAGCTCATGCAGGCGATAAAGAGCACTCTCGATCCTGCAGGCATTTTGAACCCTGGCAAGCTTGTGAGTTCGCAGGCCTAA
- the rplN gene encoding 50S ribosomal protein L14 yields the protein MIQQESRLKVADNTGAREILCIRVLGGSTRRFAGIGDVIVATVKEATPGGNVKSGEIVKAVIVRAKKETRRADGSYIRFDENAAVIIKNDNEPRGTRIFGPVARELRDKKFMKIVSLAPEVI from the coding sequence GTGATTCAGCAAGAATCGCGTCTGAAGGTTGCCGACAACACTGGTGCACGTGAAATCCTGTGCATCCGCGTTCTCGGTGGCTCTACTCGACGCTTTGCTGGCATTGGCGACGTCATCGTCGCTACTGTCAAGGAAGCCACCCCAGGCGGCAACGTCAAGTCTGGCGAAATCGTCAAGGCCGTAATCGTTCGTGCGAAGAAGGAAACCCGTCGTGCAGACGGCTCCTACATCCGTTTCGACGAAAACGCCGCCGTCATCATCAAGAACGACAACGAGCCGCGTGGTACCCGTATTTTCGGCCCAGTTGCTCGTGAGCTTCGTGACAAGAAGTTCATGAAGATCGTTTCTCTCGCACCGGAGGTGATCTAA